One genomic segment of Bacteroides caccae includes these proteins:
- a CDS encoding TolC family protein — protein sequence MKRLLFIFTFFILLVVNGRAQGVETLTLEDCLRIGIDNNLSLESKRREIQKSKYGVSENRARLLPQISAVAGYSNNFDPPVSVTDGSSYGVPYNITQTLQHSANAGLEMQMPLFNQTLYTSMSIAKVVEEISRLSYGKAREDIILQISKMYYLGQVTAEQIVLIKANITRLEELRDITRAFFDNGMSMEVDLKRVNINLENLKVQYDNAQAMMKQQLNMLKYIMDYPAEKEIALTPVNTDSITTVALTGLSENLYELQLTQSQLELAERQKRMITNGYIPSLSLTGNWRYAAYTDKGYHWFHSGPSNHWFRSYGLGLTLRIPIFDGLDKTYKIRKAMIDIENRKLAWEDTRKNLQTQYLNAVNDLMNNQRNFKKQKDNYLLAEDVYAVTSDRYREGIASMTEVLQDEMQMSEAQNNYINAHYNYRVTNLMLLKLTGQIESLVK from the coding sequence ATGAAAAGACTACTGTTCATTTTTACCTTTTTTATTTTGCTCGTTGTAAACGGGAGAGCGCAAGGAGTAGAAACCTTGACATTGGAAGATTGCCTTCGGATAGGTATTGATAACAACTTGTCGTTGGAGAGCAAGCGTAGAGAAATACAGAAAAGCAAATATGGTGTATCTGAAAATCGGGCAAGATTGTTGCCGCAGATTAGTGCTGTCGCCGGTTATAGTAATAATTTTGATCCTCCGGTATCTGTGACGGACGGTTCATCTTACGGCGTTCCCTATAATATTACTCAAACATTGCAACATTCTGCTAATGCAGGCCTGGAAATGCAAATGCCGCTTTTCAACCAGACTCTTTATACTTCTATGTCTATTGCTAAAGTTGTGGAGGAGATCAGCCGCTTGTCTTATGGTAAGGCGAGGGAGGACATTATTCTTCAAATTAGCAAGATGTACTATCTGGGGCAAGTAACAGCCGAGCAAATAGTGTTGATAAAGGCGAATATCACCCGTCTGGAAGAGTTGCGGGATATAACCCGGGCTTTCTTTGATAATGGTATGTCTATGGAAGTCGACCTGAAAAGAGTAAATATCAATTTGGAGAACCTGAAAGTGCAATATGACAATGCACAGGCAATGATGAAGCAGCAACTTAATATGTTGAAATACATTATGGATTATCCGGCTGAAAAAGAAATAGCCCTGACGCCGGTTAATACTGATAGCATTACTACGGTCGCTTTAACCGGTTTGTCGGAAAACCTCTACGAACTGCAACTCACGCAATCGCAGCTGGAACTGGCTGAACGGCAAAAACGGATGATTACTAATGGCTATATCCCTTCTCTTAGTTTGACAGGGAACTGGAGATATGCTGCCTACACAGATAAAGGTTATCATTGGTTCCATTCCGGTCCGTCCAATCATTGGTTTCGTTCGTATGGACTAGGGCTGACTTTGCGCATTCCTATTTTTGATGGACTGGATAAAACCTATAAGATAAGGAAAGCGATGATCGACATTGAGAATCGCAAGCTGGCATGGGAGGACACCCGGAAAAATCTGCAAACCCAATATTTGAATGCGGTGAATGACCTGATGAATAACCAGCGTAATTTTAAAAAACAGAAAGATAACTATCTGTTGGCGGAAGATGTCTATGCCGTTACTTCTGACCGTTATCGCGAAGGGATCGCTTCAATGACTGAGGTGCTGCAAGACGAAATGCAGATGAGTGAAGCGCAGAACAATTATATCAATGCACATTATAATTATCGGGTCACCAACCTGATGCTCCTCAAACTGACCGGGCAGATAGAATCATTAGTCAAATAA
- a CDS encoding sensor histidine kinase — MQNNENKTKEELIKIIEQLEKKVEDLSSMQSYPVQERFREKYSTRILDALPDMLTVFDHDANIIELASSPSTNHVEGINADNITHSNVKDILPPEAYESVRQNMDRVILTGESSTSRHDLMLDGILHHYENRIFPLDNEYLLCMCRDISEQWNAEQTNKKQQKELEAARIKAEESDRLKSAFLANMSHEIRTPLNAIVGFSKLVIDAECTNEKEQYAEIIERNSEILLNLFNDILDLSSLEADSLSFNIRPIKLIDICLQLEQQFCYKVKNGTKLILDDVDTELYVSGDWNRIIQIISNLLSNAAKFTPKGEIHFGYREKEDFVEFYVKDSGIGIPAERVATIFQRFGKINDFVQGTGLGLTLCRMLVEKMGGRIWLRSQEGKGSRFYFTLPLIRQ; from the coding sequence ATGCAAAACAACGAGAACAAGACAAAAGAAGAGCTGATTAAAATTATAGAACAATTAGAGAAGAAAGTTGAAGATCTTTCTTCTATGCAGTCATACCCCGTACAAGAACGTTTCCGTGAAAAATACAGTACCCGTATTCTGGACGCCCTGCCCGATATGTTGACAGTTTTCGACCACGATGCAAACATTATTGAACTCGCCTCCTCTCCGTCGACCAATCATGTGGAAGGTATCAATGCCGATAATATCACCCATTCTAACGTAAAAGACATACTTCCGCCGGAAGCCTACGAAAGCGTACGCCAAAATATGGACAGGGTAATCCTTACAGGAGAAAGCTCAACATCCCGGCATGATCTGATGCTGGACGGTATCTTACACCATTACGAAAATCGTATTTTCCCTCTGGATAACGAATACCTGCTATGTATGTGTCGCGATATATCCGAACAATGGAATGCGGAACAAACCAACAAGAAACAACAAAAAGAGCTGGAAGCCGCCAGAATCAAAGCCGAAGAATCGGACCGCCTGAAATCAGCTTTTCTTGCCAACATGAGTCATGAGATCCGTACCCCCCTGAACGCCATCGTCGGATTTTCCAAATTAGTCATCGACGCTGAATGCACAAACGAGAAGGAACAGTATGCTGAAATCATCGAGAGAAATTCAGAAATATTACTGAATCTGTTCAATGATATTCTGGATTTGTCATCACTCGAAGCCGATTCATTGAGTTTCAATATCCGCCCTATCAAATTAATAGATATCTGCCTGCAACTGGAACAGCAATTCTGTTATAAAGTCAAAAACGGTACTAAACTGATTCTGGACGATGTAGACACCGAGCTTTATGTATCCGGAGACTGGAATCGTATCATACAGATTATAAGTAACTTGCTTAGTAATGCTGCCAAATTCACCCCAAAAGGAGAAATTCATTTCGGCTATCGGGAGAAAGAAGATTTCGTGGAATTTTATGTCAAAGATAGTGGTATCGGTATCCCGGCAGAAAGAGTAGCTACTATCTTCCAACGATTCGGTAAAATAAACGACTTTGTACAAGGTACCGGACTCGGATTAACTCTTTGCAGAATGTTAGTAGAGAAAATGGGAGGACGTATATGGCTGCGTTCCCAAGAAGGAAAAGGAAGCAGATTCTACTTCACCCTGCCTCTGATTCGTCAATAA
- the upp gene encoding uracil phosphoribosyltransferase: MKVIDFSKTNSILNQYISEIRNVEVQNDRLRFRRNIERIGEIMAYEMSKEFTYSVKNIRTPLGVAPVSTPDNNLVISTILRAGLPFHQGFLSYFDGAENAFVSAYRKYKDTLKFDIHIEYIASPRIDDKTLIITDPMLATGGSMELSYQAMLTKGHPAEIHVASIIASQKAIDHIINVFPEDKTTIWCAAIDPEINEHSYIVPGLGDAGDLAYGEKE, from the coding sequence ATGAAAGTAATTGATTTTAGCAAAACAAATTCGATTCTAAACCAGTACATATCCGAGATCAGAAATGTAGAAGTTCAGAACGACCGCCTTCGCTTCCGCCGTAACATTGAACGTATCGGAGAAATCATGGCGTATGAAATGAGTAAGGAGTTTACATATTCGGTAAAAAACATCCGGACACCACTGGGAGTTGCTCCGGTAAGTACACCGGACAACAATTTAGTTATCAGCACTATCTTACGTGCAGGCCTACCCTTCCATCAGGGCTTCTTGAGTTATTTCGATGGTGCGGAGAATGCGTTTGTTTCCGCATACCGTAAGTATAAGGATACGCTAAAATTTGATATACATATAGAATATATCGCTTCTCCCCGTATTGACGACAAAACGCTGATCATCACCGACCCTATGTTGGCAACAGGCGGCAGTATGGAACTGAGCTATCAGGCAATGCTGACCAAAGGTCACCCTGCCGAAATCCACGTTGCTTCCATCATCGCCAGCCAGAAGGCTATCGATCATATTATAAATGTATTCCCCGAAGATAAGACAACGATCTGGTGTGCTGCTATCGACCCCGAAATCAATGAACACTCCTATATCGTTCCGGGGCTGGGCGACGCAGGCGATCTTGCCTACGGAGAAAAAGAATAA
- the ahcY gene encoding adenosylhomocysteinase: protein MIYNMSTELFSTLPYKVADITLADFGRKEIDLAEKEMPGLMALREKYGESKPLKGARIMGSLHMTIQTAVLIETLVALGAEVRWCSCNIYSTQDHAAAAIAASGVPVFAWKGETLADYWWCTLQALSFPGGKGPNVIVDDGGDATMMIHVGYDAENNAAVLDKEVHAEDEIELNAILKKVLAEDATRWHRVAEEVRGVSEETTTGVHRLYQMQEEGKLLFPAFNVNDSVTKSKFDNLYGCRESLADGIKRATDVMIAGKVVVVCGYGDVGKGCSHSMRSYGARVLVTEVDPICALQAAMEGFEVVTMEDACTEGNIFVTTTGNIDIIRIDHMEKMKDQAIVCNIGHFDNEIQVDALKHYAGIKCVNIKPQVDRYYFPDGHSIILLADGRLVNLGCATGHPSFVMSNSFTNQTLAQIELFNKKYDINVYRLPKHLDEEVARLHLEKIGVKLTKLTPEQAAYIGVSVDGPYKADHYRY from the coding sequence ATGATTTACAATATGTCTACAGAATTATTCTCTACTCTGCCCTACAAGGTGGCAGATATTACGCTTGCTGACTTCGGACGCAAGGAAATCGATTTGGCAGAAAAAGAAATGCCCGGCCTCATGGCTCTTCGCGAAAAGTATGGAGAATCCAAACCGTTGAAAGGTGCCCGTATTATGGGATCGTTGCACATGACCATTCAGACAGCCGTTCTGATTGAAACATTGGTTGCTTTAGGTGCTGAAGTACGTTGGTGCTCTTGTAATATATATTCGACACAAGACCATGCTGCGGCAGCGATCGCTGCTTCGGGGGTGCCTGTGTTTGCATGGAAGGGTGAAACGCTTGCCGACTACTGGTGGTGTACGTTGCAGGCTTTGAGTTTCCCCGGTGGTAAAGGACCGAATGTGATTGTAGATGATGGTGGTGATGCAACCATGATGATTCACGTTGGTTATGATGCTGAAAACAATGCTGCCGTGCTGGATAAGGAAGTGCACGCAGAAGATGAAATAGAGCTGAATGCTATCTTGAAGAAAGTGTTGGCGGAAGATGCTACCCGTTGGCATCGCGTAGCGGAAGAAGTTCGTGGCGTATCTGAAGAGACAACCACAGGTGTACACCGTCTGTACCAGATGCAGGAAGAAGGCAAACTGTTATTCCCGGCATTCAATGTGAACGATTCGGTAACGAAGTCCAAATTCGATAATCTGTACGGATGTCGTGAATCATTAGCTGACGGTATCAAGCGTGCAACGGATGTGATGATTGCCGGTAAGGTAGTAGTTGTATGTGGCTATGGTGATGTCGGTAAAGGATGTTCACATTCCATGCGCTCTTACGGGGCACGTGTGCTTGTGACGGAAGTAGACCCGATCTGCGCATTGCAAGCGGCAATGGAAGGCTTTGAAGTAGTGACAATGGAGGATGCGTGCACTGAAGGCAATATTTTCGTGACTACTACTGGCAATATCGATATTATCCGTATTGACCACATGGAGAAGATGAAAGACCAGGCTATCGTATGTAATATCGGTCACTTCGACAATGAAATTCAGGTGGATGCGTTGAAACATTATGCGGGTATCAAATGCGTGAATATAAAACCGCAGGTAGACCGTTATTATTTCCCGGATGGCCATAGCATTATACTGCTTGCCGACGGCCGTCTGGTAAATCTGGGGTGTGCGACAGGACATCCGTCATTCGTGATGAGTAACTCGTTTACTAATCAGACATTAGCTCAGATCGAACTGTTCAATAAAAAATATGATATAAATGTATATCGTTTGCCGAAACATCTGGATGAGGAAGTAGCCCGTCTGCATCTTGAAAAAATCGGGGTGAAACTGACTAAGCTGACTCCTGAACAGGCTGCTTATATCGGTGTATCGGTAGACGGCCCTTACAAGGCGGATCATTATAGATACTAA
- a CDS encoding YfhO family protein, producing the protein MKKILPDLIAILAFIILSFAYFFPADIEGRILFQHDSVAGVGAGQESKEYLERTGERTRWTNSIFGGMPTYQMSPSYDSTKTLKWVEKVYQLYLPGYVVLTFIMMLGFYILLRAFGLSAWLAGLGGIIWAFSSYFFILIPAGHIWKFVTLAYIPPTIAGVVLAYRKKYLLGGVITALFIALQIQSNHIQMSYYFMFVILFFIIAYFVDAYEKKELPHFFKASAILALAAVVGVCVNISNLYHTYEYSKETMRGKSELKQEGPAANQTSSGLDRDYITNWSYGIGETLTLLVPNVKGGGCSTTLSQNETAMAKANPMYGNLYSQLTPYFGDQPWTAGPVYVGAFVVFLFILGCFIVKGPLKWALLGATIFSILLSWGKNFMGLTDFFIDYIPMYNKFRAVSSILVIAEFTIPLLAIFALKEILSKPDILKLKENRTGVIVTLVLTAGVALILAVAPGVFFSNFSSGQEMAALKQGLPAEHLVPVMTSLKDMREAILTSDAWRSFFIIVIGCLLLFLYQQKKLKASFTLGGIVLLCLIDMWSVNKRYLYDDLFVPKSKQAEAFVKTQADEIILQDTTLYYRVLNFVGFPGNTFNENNTAYWHKSVGGYHAAKLRRYQEMIDHHITPEMQATYQEVAAAGGKMDSVDASKFRVLNMLNTKYFIFPAGQQGQPVPVENPYAYGNAWFVDKVQYVNNANEEIDALNDILPTETAVVDAKFKEKLKGVTEGYKDSLSAIRLTSYEPNRLVYKTSSAKDGVVVFSEIYYPGWQATIDGQPVDIARADYVLRVMNIPAGEHTIEMWFDPQSIHVTESIAYAALALLLIGVMILVWMSRSRISKKS; encoded by the coding sequence ATGAAGAAAATCCTTCCAGACTTAATTGCCATTCTGGCTTTTATCATTCTTTCTTTTGCTTATTTCTTTCCGGCTGATATCGAAGGTCGTATTCTGTTTCAGCACGATTCGGTGGCCGGAGTTGGTGCAGGGCAAGAATCCAAGGAATATCTCGAACGTACCGGAGAACGTACACGCTGGACAAACTCTATTTTTGGCGGTATGCCTACCTATCAGATGTCTCCGAGCTACGATTCAACAAAGACTTTGAAGTGGGTGGAAAAGGTGTATCAGTTATACCTTCCCGGCTATGTCGTACTGACTTTCATTATGATGCTGGGCTTTTATATCCTTCTGCGAGCATTCGGATTATCAGCATGGCTGGCAGGACTAGGGGGGATTATATGGGCATTCTCTTCCTATTTCTTTATTCTGATACCGGCGGGGCATATCTGGAAGTTTGTTACATTGGCTTATATTCCGCCTACGATTGCCGGTGTCGTATTGGCTTATCGGAAGAAATATTTGTTAGGAGGGGTTATTACAGCCTTGTTTATTGCTCTTCAGATTCAGTCGAATCACATTCAGATGAGTTATTACTTCATGTTTGTGATCCTGTTCTTTATAATAGCTTATTTTGTTGATGCTTATGAAAAGAAGGAATTGCCGCATTTCTTTAAGGCTAGCGCTATTCTTGCATTAGCTGCTGTGGTAGGAGTTTGCGTAAATATCTCCAACTTGTACCATACTTACGAGTATAGTAAGGAGACCATGCGCGGTAAGAGCGAACTGAAACAGGAAGGCCCTGCTGCCAACCAGACCAGTAGCGGACTGGACCGCGATTATATTACAAATTGGAGCTATGGCATAGGTGAAACACTGACTCTATTAGTGCCCAACGTTAAGGGAGGGGGCTGTTCTACTACTTTGTCACAGAATGAAACTGCTATGGCAAAAGCAAACCCGATGTACGGAAACCTTTATTCGCAGTTGACGCCCTATTTTGGCGATCAGCCGTGGACTGCCGGGCCGGTATATGTCGGAGCGTTTGTTGTGTTCCTGTTTATTTTGGGATGTTTTATAGTTAAAGGACCGCTCAAATGGGCACTGTTGGGAGCCACCATTTTCTCTATCCTTCTTTCGTGGGGAAAGAACTTCATGGGGCTGACTGATTTCTTCATCGATTATATTCCGATGTATAATAAATTCCGTGCGGTATCCTCCATTCTTGTAATAGCCGAATTTACAATTCCGTTGTTGGCGATTTTTGCTTTGAAAGAGATTCTGAGCAAACCGGATATCCTGAAGCTGAAAGAGAACCGTACAGGAGTAATTGTCACGTTGGTGCTTACAGCCGGTGTTGCGTTGATTCTGGCTGTTGCTCCGGGAGTTTTCTTCTCCAACTTCAGTTCAGGACAGGAAATGGCTGCTTTGAAGCAAGGGCTTCCGGCGGAACATCTTGTTCCTGTCATGACCAGCCTGAAAGATATGCGTGAGGCGATACTAACTTCGGATGCATGGCGTAGCTTTTTTATCATCGTTATAGGTTGCCTGCTTTTATTCTTATATCAACAGAAGAAGTTGAAAGCCTCATTCACCTTAGGAGGTATTGTACTTCTGTGTCTGATAGATATGTGGAGTGTCAACAAACGCTATTTGTATGACGATCTGTTTGTTCCGAAGTCCAAACAAGCAGAAGCATTCGTCAAGACGCAGGCGGATGAAATTATTCTTCAAGATACGACCTTATATTATCGGGTATTGAACTTTGTAGGTTTCCCCGGCAATACATTTAATGAGAATAATACAGCGTACTGGCATAAGAGTGTCGGTGGTTATCATGCCGCCAAGTTGCGCCGTTATCAGGAAATGATCGATCATCATATTACTCCGGAAATGCAGGCGACCTATCAGGAAGTAGCTGCTGCCGGTGGCAAAATGGACAGCGTGGATGCTTCTAAATTTCGTGTGCTGAATATGCTGAACACGAAATACTTTATCTTCCCTGCCGGACAACAGGGGCAGCCTGTTCCTGTGGAAAATCCGTATGCATACGGTAATGCCTGGTTTGTGGATAAGGTGCAGTATGTGAATAATGCAAATGAGGAAATTGATGCTTTGAATGATATTCTTCCTACGGAAACCGCTGTAGTAGATGCGAAGTTTAAGGAAAAACTGAAGGGTGTGACGGAAGGATATAAGGACTCTCTGTCTGCCATTCGTTTGACGAGCTATGAGCCGAATCGTTTGGTTTATAAGACTTCTTCCGCTAAAGACGGTGTAGTTGTTTTCTCTGAAATATATTATCCGGGATGGCAGGCAACGATTGACGGTCAGCCGGTGGATATTGCCCGGGCGGACTATGTGTTGCGTGTAATGAATATTCCGGCCGGTGAACATACGATTGAGATGTGGTTTGATCCGCAGAGCATACATGTGACGGAAAGTATTGCTTACGCAGCATTGGCTTTGCTGTTGATTGGAGTGATGATTCTGGTATGGATGAGTAGAAGCAGAATCTCTAAGAAATCTTGA
- a CDS encoding HlyD family secretion protein, with protein METMENNIPSATHQEKAKKMKKLRRWQIAVSLLGVAIIVWGVIEVVCLFLNYSQTETSNDAQIEQYVSPINLRASGYIDKIYFTEHQEVHKGDTLMVLDDREYKIRVMEAEAALKDAQAGATIINATLNTTQTTASVYDASIAEIEVRLAKLEKDRKRYENLVKRNAATPIQLEQIITDYEATRKKLEAVERQKKAALSGVDEVSYRRVSTEAAIQRATAALEMARLNLSYTVVVAPCDGKLGRRSLEEGQFISAGQTITYILPNTQKWIVANYKETQIENLHIGQEVSVTVDAISDKEFTGKVTSISGATGSKYSLVPTDNSAGNFVKIQQRIPVRIDFTNLSKEDNERLAAGMMVVVKARL; from the coding sequence ATGGAAACAATGGAAAATAATATTCCTTCCGCTACTCATCAGGAGAAAGCGAAGAAAATGAAGAAACTTCGTCGTTGGCAGATTGCAGTCAGCCTTTTAGGAGTGGCTATTATTGTCTGGGGAGTAATTGAAGTGGTTTGTCTCTTTTTGAATTATAGCCAGACGGAAACCAGCAACGATGCCCAGATCGAGCAATATGTATCGCCTATCAACCTGCGTGCTTCAGGATATATTGATAAGATTTACTTTACCGAGCATCAGGAGGTACATAAAGGGGATACTCTGATGGTGCTCGACGATCGTGAATATAAAATCCGGGTAATGGAAGCCGAAGCCGCACTGAAGGATGCACAAGCCGGTGCCACAATAATTAATGCCACGTTGAATACTACACAGACCACTGCATCCGTCTATGATGCCTCTATTGCTGAAATCGAAGTGCGCCTGGCTAAACTGGAGAAAGACCGGAAACGATATGAAAATCTGGTGAAACGAAATGCAGCGACTCCTATTCAGCTTGAACAGATTATTACGGATTATGAGGCTACGCGTAAGAAGCTGGAAGCTGTGGAAAGACAGAAGAAAGCTGCCCTTTCCGGTGTGGATGAGGTGTCTTATCGTCGTGTGAGTACCGAAGCTGCTATTCAACGGGCAACGGCGGCACTTGAAATGGCACGCCTGAATCTGTCTTATACGGTTGTGGTAGCTCCCTGTGATGGAAAGCTCGGTCGTCGTTCGTTGGAGGAAGGACAATTCATTTCCGCCGGACAAACGATTACTTATATTCTTCCTAATACTCAAAAATGGATTGTAGCCAATTATAAGGAAACGCAAATTGAGAATCTGCATATCGGACAGGAAGTATCTGTTACGGTAGACGCTATTAGTGATAAAGAGTTTACGGGGAAGGTGACATCTATTTCAGGGGCCACAGGTTCTAAATACTCATTAGTCCCGACAGATAATTCGGCCGGAAACTTTGTAAAGATACAACAGCGTATCCCTGTACGTATTGATTTTACTAATTTATCCAAAGAAGATAACGAACGACTGGCAGCTGGTATGATGGTCGTGGTTAAAGCCCGGCTTTAG
- a CDS encoding helix-turn-helix domain-containing protein: MDTQQDRLLQFDRDLLSGKNICSSRGVLVTFPSSLKKLFHMKGLGVIICHRGSFQFSLNQKVCSAKAGESLFIPEEGAFQVLQESEDMEVQILIYQIEPIRDIMGNAVVTMYMYSRITPDEPSCVWTTGEEEEITKYMSLLDSAVEVEENPFKLYEQKLLLLALTYRICSMYNRKLVNDGEEAGGRKNEVFIRLIQLIEKYYMQERGVEFYADKLCLSPKYLSAVSKSICGYTVQELVFKAIIRKSISLLKNTQQDIQEISNAFGFPNASYFGTFFKKQVGMSPQQYRKSL; this comes from the coding sequence ATGGATACACAGCAAGATCGTTTATTGCAATTTGACCGCGACTTGTTGAGCGGGAAAAATATATGTAGTTCGAGAGGTGTACTTGTGACTTTTCCGTCTTCTTTAAAAAAACTGTTCCACATGAAAGGATTGGGGGTGATTATTTGTCACCGGGGGAGTTTCCAGTTTTCCTTGAATCAGAAGGTCTGTTCTGCTAAGGCGGGCGAAAGCCTGTTTATTCCCGAAGAAGGTGCGTTTCAGGTTCTTCAGGAATCAGAAGATATGGAAGTACAGATTCTGATCTATCAGATAGAGCCCATACGGGATATTATGGGCAATGCGGTTGTGACTATGTATATGTATTCGCGGATTACTCCTGATGAGCCTAGTTGTGTGTGGACCACCGGTGAAGAAGAAGAAATCACGAAATATATGTCTCTGCTCGACAGTGCTGTGGAGGTAGAAGAAAATCCATTTAAACTTTACGAACAAAAACTGCTTCTACTTGCATTAACATACAGGATTTGTTCCATGTATAATCGTAAATTAGTGAATGATGGAGAAGAAGCGGGAGGACGGAAAAATGAAGTCTTCATCCGTTTAATCCAGTTAATTGAGAAATATTATATGCAGGAGCGGGGAGTGGAATTTTATGCGGATAAACTCTGTTTGTCTCCTAAATATCTTTCTGCGGTTTCAAAAAGTATATGCGGGTATACAGTACAGGAACTTGTATTCAAGGCGATTATCCGTAAAAGTATCTCGTTGCTGAAGAATACTCAGCAGGACATTCAGGAAATCTCGAATGCTTTCGGCTTCCCCAATGCTTCTTATTTCGGTACATTCTTTAAGAAGCAAGTGGGGATGTCACCGCAGCAATATCGAAAGAGTCTTTAA
- a CDS encoding efflux MFS transporter permease — protein MPSYPKNYPFYNWMPKPLGIIILLFFFLPILTVGGVYSVNSTEMMSGLGIISEHIQFANFVTSIGMAAFAPFLYELVCVRREKMMCIVGFALMYIFSYICAKTDSVFLLALCSLLTGFLRMVLMMVNLFTLIWYAGGMEATRNITPGLEPKDAAGWNKLDIERCVSQPAVYLFFMILGQSGTALTAWLSFEYEWKYVYYFMMGILLVSILIIFITMPNYKFPGRFPINFRKFGNVTAFCVSLTCLTYVLVYGKVLDWYDDESIRWATAVSILFAGIFLYMDVTRRSPYVLLDAFKLRTIRMGALLYLLLMIINSSAMFVNVFAGVGMHLDNLQNASLGNWCMVGYTIGAVIAMALGSKGLHFKYLFALGFFFLSLSAVFMYFEVQTAGMYERLKYAVIIRAIGMMILYALTAAYANQRMPFKYLSTWICIMLTVRMVLGPGIGGAIYSNVLQERQQHYITRYAQNVDLLNPDASTSFLGTVQGMKYQGKSETEARNMAAISTKGRIQVQATLSALKEMAGWTIYGGLICMIFVLVVPYPKRKLLT, from the coding sequence ATGCCCTCATATCCTAAAAACTATCCTTTTTATAACTGGATGCCCAAGCCATTGGGGATTATCATCCTATTATTCTTTTTCCTGCCGATTCTTACGGTAGGCGGGGTTTATTCGGTGAATAGTACCGAGATGATGAGCGGTCTTGGCATTATTTCCGAACATATTCAGTTTGCTAACTTTGTGACTTCGATCGGTATGGCGGCTTTTGCTCCATTCTTGTACGAACTGGTGTGTGTGCGCCGAGAGAAGATGATGTGCATTGTCGGATTCGCATTGATGTATATATTCAGTTATATTTGTGCCAAGACCGATAGCGTATTCCTGTTAGCACTTTGTAGCCTGTTGACAGGCTTTCTGCGTATGGTGTTGATGATGGTCAATCTGTTTACCCTTATTTGGTATGCCGGAGGCATGGAAGCTACCCGTAATATCACTCCGGGGCTGGAACCGAAAGACGCAGCCGGTTGGAACAAACTGGATATTGAAAGATGTGTGAGCCAGCCGGCGGTTTATCTGTTTTTTATGATTCTGGGACAGTCGGGTACGGCACTCACGGCTTGGCTGTCCTTTGAATATGAGTGGAAGTATGTGTATTATTTTATGATGGGGATTCTACTGGTTTCTATCTTAATCATATTTATCACTATGCCCAATTACAAATTCCCTGGGCGCTTTCCTATCAACTTCCGTAAGTTCGGTAATGTCACTGCCTTCTGTGTTTCGCTGACGTGTCTCACTTATGTACTGGTTTACGGTAAAGTGCTCGATTGGTACGATGATGAGTCTATCCGTTGGGCAACTGCTGTCAGCATACTTTTTGCCGGGATCTTTCTCTATATGGATGTCACCCGCCGGTCGCCTTATGTCTTGTTGGATGCATTCAAACTACGCACCATCCGTATGGGCGCTTTGCTTTATCTGCTGCTGATGATCATCAATTCCAGTGCCATGTTTGTTAATGTATTCGCAGGTGTAGGGATGCATCTTGATAATTTGCAGAATGCTTCGTTGGGCAATTGGTGCATGGTGGGATATACTATTGGTGCAGTGATTGCTATGGCGTTGGGGAGCAAAGGATTGCATTTCAAATATCTTTTTGCTCTTGGTTTTTTCTTTCTGTCCTTATCGGCTGTGTTCATGTATTTTGAAGTACAGACAGCAGGGATGTATGAACGTTTGAAGTATGCAGTCATTATCCGTGCTATTGGTATGATGATTTTGTATGCCCTGACGGCAGCTTATGCTAATCAGCGTATGCCTTTCAAATACCTTTCTACCTGGATTTGCATCATGCTCACCGTGCGTATGGTGCTGGGACCCGGTATTGGAGGAGCTATTTATTCGAATGTGCTCCAGGAACGGCAGCAACATTACATCACCCGTTATGCGCAAAATGTAGATTTGCTAAATCCGGATGCTTCTACTTCTTTTCTTGGTACGGTGCAGGGGATGAAGTATCAAGGGAAAAGTGAGACGGAAGCCCGTAATATGGCAGCTATATCTACTAAGGGACGGATTCAGGTGCAAGCCACGCTTTCCGCCCTCAAAGAAATGGCAGGCTGGACGATCTATGGCGGGTTAATTTGTATGATATTTGTGCTTGTTGTTCCTTATCCTAAACGAAAATTGCTAACTTAG